The Brienomyrus brachyistius isolate T26 chromosome 7, BBRACH_0.4, whole genome shotgun sequence DNA segment AGTTTCAGTTTAATGTAAAACCAGCATCCTTTCATTCTCTCCTTAGTGTCATGTCTGAAGAGATGTTTAACATTTCTCTGGATTATTCCTATGATGAAGATGTTGCTCCTGACCCTGGCTTCCAGACAATGATGAATATTATTGTAACTGTTTTCTATGCGATCACATGTGTCCTTGGTATCCCTGGCAATGCCTTTGTCATGTGGATAGCAGGGAtgaagatgaaaagaacagtcaACTCCACTTGGTTCTTGAATTTGGCCATTGCTGATTTACTCTGTTGTCTGTCCATCCCCTTCACTATCACGGAAGTACTTCTGAATTACCACTGGCCATTTGGCAAAATCTTGTGCAAGGTGATTCCTTCAGTTATCGTGCTCAATATGTTTGCCAGCATTGTCACACTCACCTTGATTAGCATAGACAGGTTTTTGCAGGTCATCAAACCTGTTTGGTCCCAGAACCATCGGACTGCAACTCTAGCCTCTCTACTTTGTGCACTTTCCTGGTTCTTGTCAATGCTTCTCTGCTTGCCAAACATGATTTACAGAGAAACTGCTCAAGATGATTTTCTTTATTCAAACCAAACAAGATGCATGATACCTGATCACTCTGTTAGAAAAACAGCTTGCATGTTCAGGTTTGTGCTTGGATTCCTGATTCCTATATTCATCATTGTCTTGTGCTATTCATTTATCCTGAGGAAAGTGAACAGCAGCCACTTCTCAGCTTCCCAGAAACCAAGGCAAATCATTGTTGGAGTCATAATGGCTTTTTGTCTCTGTTGGTTTCCATACCATGTTGTAGGGATGATGCTGGAGTATGGAGGCGAAACATCAGTGGTAGTGGCAATGTATCTCGATCAACCGTCCATTGTCCTGGCATATCTAAACAGCTGCCTAAACCCCCTACTCTATGCATTCATAGGGCAGGACTTTAAGAAGAAGGTTAGGGTGTCTTTAAAGCGTGCTCTTCAAATTGCCTTCAATGATACTTCAATGCGTTCCAGCACATATTCCAAAACGGAGTTACCTCACACAtcaaattcagctgaaatatgtaTACCCTAAGATGGAAATGGTTTTGATAAATCGTGTTGATTTCAGTTATGTTTTGGTACATTTGaacaatttaaatgttttgGAATATACTGCTAGtcctttttttttgcctgtttttAGTAGGAAAGGAGATTTATTCAGCAGGCTGACTGTGGTAGGGTATATAGCTATGTTGGCTATGGATgaaatttcattttttcttaGTGAATGTCAACAAAAATAATGTAAAGCTCAGTATTTTTATGCGCTAATTTATCCAGAAAGATTTTAAAATGTCTCGTTTCATTTCAGCTGATCAGCATTCTTAAACAGCAATGATGTTTTCAGGTATCCTTACTGTTTAAATTGAAAGTATAAGAATAGTAAAATGTGTTTGACTAATTTGCATTAGTGTTCTGTGTTTTTCCACATACATAGTCGCAATGCATTTATAAGCAGTCAATTCGGTAACTTCATGAATAAAACGACGTAGGCCGTCATATAGGCCGCTGCTccccggtcgcccagaggaggatggggtacccttccgagtctaggttcctctcaagatTTCTTCCTGGttgagggagtttttccttgccactgtcgcctcaggcttgcttggtggggttctggtcggttaaatgtaaagtgctttgtgtcaATGACTGTTATTAAAAGCGTtatgtaaataaaattgaattgaattgaaagtTTTACAAGTGACCGCTTGATGGCAGTATTGTGTACGACTTAatacgtttttttttaaatgttttcatcTATTAGCTTATATTGTTTGATGTCTTCAGTGCATAGAAAAGCAAATTGCTTCTATTCAGATTATCTGCTATTGATAATTACGATTAATTTAACCATAGATTTAAAatttttgggatttttttttcttcgtggGTCATTTTCCATTTGGAGCCGGAATTGAGGTGGACCGtggataccatccatccatccatccatccatccatttttcaaaccgtttatcctactgggtcgtggggggtccggagcctatcccggaagcaatgggtatgaggcagggaacaacgcaggatgggaggccagcccatcgcagggcacactcacacatgcaatttagtaactccaattagcctcagcatgtctttggacttgggaaaccggagtacccggaggaaaccccactttTTTAAGTGTGTTGGTGCACCTGCGATCGATGTCTCAAGATATTTTTTGACTTGTAATAGTCAAATAAAATGCTTTTCCGTTTCTATCCCCCTTTTAGCTGATAGTTTTAAGCCTTTGCATTTTCATTATTGAATAATGAATATGTGTAGGAATCAGCATTATCATATGAGAAAAGTGCTCATTGAAGGAGATTTTTTGTGCATGAAAGCTACCCAGGTGTAATTTCTCTTGCTGTTTAGATTTGTGTTAGAAAGTTGTGATATGGCTTAGGTGCTGCTAATGGCAATGCAATGCAATCTcaggaacaaaaataaaaaaacccaCCGCTACCAGCTATTACAAGGGGTATGGtacatttactatatttctttcTACCGCTGCTTTGACAGCTGTATGCAAATATTCTTTTCGTTTCTGTCATATTTTTTTGGTGTCTTTTTATGTGTAGGTATCTGGCAGGAATGATCGCAGGGGACTTTACAAGTAAAACACAAGCTTAATGGTTTTACGGAGGAGGTCCCATTTGTGTCTTTAGATGCTATGCAGTTTCAGCCAACTATGCTAATTCAAGTAGCGGTATCAAGTGTCAAAATCTACCTACAACCGCAGGATGAGATCACCAAAACGCACCAGACACCTGTTAATTCAAAGCGCAGAACAGCATTATGGGAAGATGACGATCAAAAATGGGGTGCCATTTTGTTATTCTGTTAATTGTttctaaatatatatttttgtaattaTGGTTTGTTTTAATAATACATTTGAAATTATTAGGGTAGCATTTTTATATGCTACATAAGTCTGCTGatttggtacatttttgttccctAGCACTAACCCTTTGAACAaggcacatttttgtttgatttcATATGATCTAAATGCATAACCAAACATTTACACAATTGTTAAAGTTTTTCAGTTCATGTGTACTGAATGGGGGTAATTCATCTGTCATTATTTCCAGTTTTTGAACCTGCCTTCTGCATTTTTTGCGCTTACTTCAATAACTTGTTACTACAGACACAGCTCTGTTGCCGAAAACTTGGATATTGCTCCCATTCAAAAAAAGCCTCATGTCCTTAAATGTTAAACAGATAAGCCATACAGATGTTTAAATGACACAGTAGTACCACAACATTTTGAATTTAAtccttcacttgtgttattgctTTCCAATAATGATAAAGACAAACGCAGTGAGTACCGTGTTGAGTAAATCCAGGCAATAATTGCATGAGTGGGGAGGTTCCTGGATTATCTGCATGTATTCATGTTACATAAACACCAACAACAAGGAAGAATTTGTTCAGTATTCAAATCTAAACATATCTGTGTAAAATATCCTTTTTTGAATGTCATTGGAATGTAATCTGACATTGATGTGCAATGAGAAACAAATTATAATTGTAATACCTAAGATGCAATATATATAGGGGAGACTGCGGACGGTTGCAACAAGTCTTATTTCTCCAATTAGAAACATGCTAGAGTGAAGATACTCATACTGCACATGCTCAGTTAGGCCCTCTCTCCACCAGAGAGAAACTATACAGTTTCATCATATGCTGCTGCATTTATTGAAAAATAACTGTTTTGAAGgtatgaaagtttttttttgacTTACTATCCAtagcttttattttaattaatcaaaACATACCTAGTTCAAATCATTGTGGTGTTGACTTTTAAAAAGTATTGTTAGCATTATTGTTAGTATTGTTTCCCTGACTCTTTGAATAGCTAGCACATGGTGTTCTGTCATGGCTGGTAGGTCAGGGACGGTTGCAACAACTTGTTGCAACCGTCCCCAAGCCAACCAGCCATATTGAAATAGACTACATATCATTACTTTTTAACATTTGTAGTTCAGAATCAGCACATTTTCTTCAGTTGTCCCCTCCAGGGTCTCCGCCAACAGAGTCACTTGCATTTGTGCCTTCTCCAACAAGAACACCTCCTCCAACTGAGCCACCTTCATTCTGTCCATCCCCATCAAGACCATCAGCCTCTAGGATGAGTGAACCTACAGATGACTTCTCACCTGAAGCTATACGGCCACATCCCAAAGCAGGACCCAGAAAACAAAGTACAGAGGGCAGGAAACGACGCTCTACTGCTATTCTTACAGACAATCCTGTGAAGGAGGCATtagagatggaaaaaaaaaaactctgccacagaaagcaaaaaaataataacaaaaaagacAACTACGCAGAGAAGTATAAAGAAaataaagagaaacagagaagaatacGAATCTGAAGACGAAGATGATTTCTGCATCGTGTGTCTTGAAGGTTATTCAAAATCCAGGGAAGTGTGGCTGCAGTGCTGGATGTGCAAATCCTGGGCACATAAAGCCTGCACACCTGGAGGTGATGTGTACACATGCCACAACTGTGAATCTGACTAAAAGAGTTGCATTATTTTATAATCTTGTTGTTCGTAGAAAGGTTCACTGGAAGCCAGTTCCCAAAATTGTTCTTCTAACTGGCAGATTTCTACTGTTAGTCAGTATAGATGTGGGGTACTTTATATGAGGGGTGATTAGCCACTGTTTAGGAATATCTATGCAACTTTATTTGGGTTGTAATTGATATTCTCAgtattgtacaataaatgtaTGTTTAAATACTGTTAATTAGTaagaattatattataattGTTCTAGTAACTGGCAGATTTATCCTGAGAGCCAGTATAATTGTTGGGGTGACTTTAAATTCACTTTgtattcaatatttttttacATGTTTTAAAGCAGATCCATGTTTGGacaataaatgcatttttaaaaaatcccgTGTGACATAATAATACAGAACTTTCAATATGAATAAAAATCTACTTTAATATTATTGTATAATTGTAGATTTACACAGTACTATGCAAGTTCAGAGAAAAAGCAAAGGTTAATTATTGAAATTTAATATATGTTTAACATGTTGCAACCGTCCCTTATATATGTTGCAACATTGGGGACGGTTGCAACATCTGACTTCTTCAGTTCAAATCAATATTGTGCAGGATATGTAAAATATAATTACCTACAAGTACTGTGGGTAATTAGCAGACAGATGTAAGTTTATAGTATACAAATTTGGCTGGTGTCGTGCAAACAGTCTCTAAGTAAATGAGAGGAATGCAAACAGTGTTGCAACCGTCCCCAGTCTCCCCTACATatctaatacaatatataaggTGCATAGAAAAGTAAATTGCTTCTATTCAGATTATCTGCTATTGATACTTAttgattccaggataggctctagaCCCCTGCAATCCTCCGTAGATCATGCTGGTATGGAAATTCTAAAAGCTCAGTGATGTAAAACAATCAACAAGCCATCAATAAGCTCAAACCTTATTATCATAATTACCTAATAGTATTCAttataaaaataacacaaaatttGCATTCTTAATAAGCTGAAACATTTTCACTCCAGTTGGCTTTTATGCTGTCCATTTGTTGCATCACAGATGTTTTTAGGGGGTGCGATTAAAGACAATAGATGAGACAAGGAACATACCAAAGGGCTGGCGGGGGGAGGCAATATGATCTTCATAAGCATTTTGGCACAGTGGCTTAGTGGCTAGCACTGTCTCTTGACATTTCCAGAATCGGGGGGTTCGCATGGTCTCCCCATTTTGCATGGGTTCCCTCTGGCTCTTCTGGTTTGCTCCTGCTACCCCAAGACATGTACTTTGAGGAACagtgtattatttttttcttgccaCTTAGATACCACGGAGGTACGATTCATTTCTGTACCCTACAATAAATCATCCTGATTTGAGCTTTGCAGGTGTACTCCCCATTGTAAAGCTTTACTGATGCTGGTGTCTTTTACCAAATGCATAGCAATCAACGAACAAGGTTGCCATTTCATGGCATTTCATCGGCGAGGATAGTTGTTCATTCTCTAGCAAGACAATGGTCCAAAATATGATGCAAATTGTGCAAGAGATACCAGTTGATGCAGTAAAGACAAGGACACCACCAGACATTAACCCCAGAGAATGTGTGTGAGATGATTGGGACAGACCTAAGTGATGGGATGAAGAACCAGTGATTTGCTGCTGAACCTTAACGTATTTGTGAAGCTGTTACCAAGGTAATGTTTTGAAGAATCCAAAATTTTGGTACCCTTGATTAGCATTACATTAATACTGTGGTGATCGTGGACAATCACCTGCTAACTGACATGCAAATGTTAACAAGGTAAGATGCTAGTTAACTCAGAGAAAATATGCTGTAACTATAACAAACTTATAATATATAACATAACTTTTTCTCTTAAGCCAGTATTTCAGATGTTTGACTTGGGCTTCATAGGTTGAGATATTCTtgtgtaagatcattatttcatatatgtatattttcatatataaattatatatttccAGTATGACTGCTTTATCCTGCtggcctgtttgtttatttattggatttattttattttattgttactAATCTGTCTATTGTTTTGATGTTGTGACACTTTAAATTTCATTGCATCTGAATCTGAATCATATCAGGTATATGCTTGAGTACACCTGCTTGAAACCAGGTTTTCATAATCACCTCCATGTATTAAGAAAGTCCATTGATGTTCTCGGAGACTTATGCAATATAGAGTAATATACACACCTTAAAATGATTATTCATGTTTTACATGAGCTGTTAAAGAATATGGCGGCTTTTCTGTGTTTGTATGTCTGGTTATATGTACTTCTGTTGATTTGTCTCGGAAGTCGGCTGGTGACGTTTTGGAAAAACACTTTTCATCGTTTTTTTTGCTCTCCTTACGTTTCCGTTTTGTTCTTACTGGACGGATGAGAAACTGTAGCGAAAGTTAAGCAGTCATTTATGCTTAATGTAAATGTCATGTGAAATAAAAACGTAAATGAAAGGTCTCTTAGAAAATAGTCTGCACTTCCCTCTAAGGCGAGTAATAGATAAAGTTAATTTTGATCTTGCATTTGGTATTAAGATGGAGTGAATGTATGTAGTAGAAAGAAACGACGCTAAAGCTAACACGAGATTGTTAAAACAAGATAACACATGTACCAATTATAAAAATTGCTGTAGTTTTACCAGATGCGTGAAAGCTATTCTTGGCAACAGAAGATAATGTTTCTAAACTTTCGCTTCATCTCAGTACAATTATGCTGAATACCTTGAAATAGGGTGACCGTATtttgctttgcaaaaaaataagtgACTGGGGCAGGACATAAAGACAGTAATCAAAGCAACGTGAATATGCTTGCAGAAAGTATTCTGGCTGTAAAATGCAAATGTCAACAAGAACAAAGCGAAATGCCAGACATTTTAGGTCCCCAAAAGGGGCACATATGGTCACCCTACCTTTAAAGGTTAAGAAATGTGCAAAGTATGCAGTTTTGTAACCTCAGTGAAAAAAAACACCAGCCGTTTAAACAAGAGAGAATACAAACTATGGTAAGATTAGTAACTAATGATCACGATGTGTAGCCCATACGAAGGAAGCTGTAGCATGCTCTTCCAAGAAATAACGATGAAAAAAAACGCATTTAGTTTATCTTCTGGGAAGGACCCTTTCGATTCAGAGAAAGCACCTCGACGCCTTCCTCTGTTCCTGCCACAATACAATCACTGCCCTTCGCATGAATATCAGGTAGCCTAGATTAAAAACAATTCATAGTCAGAAGTATCTTATTTTCCCCTTTAATTCGAATAATAAAGTTACAAATAAGTAATTCAGGTACAAAAACTTAATTTTATACATTCATTCTGTGTATGTAGCTCGTCCAAGAAAATATGTAAAAAACTAATGTAAAATTGGTATTTCTGGCATTTCAAATAGGGCAAGCATATGAAATAGACATAAAAAACATGTAttcataattataaatatatcGCATGATATTCACAAAACACAGCTTTCAAAACAACTTAAATAAAATCTATTAAAAAACCAGTGCAGTCTCCCCTTCAGATTCGCAAATTTGACATTGATGTTTTTGACGACGAACAATTAATTGTGAATATTTTTGGAGCTTGCCAAGAAACCAAAAATAAGCCATTAATAATACTGATAATCGTATGTCATCCAAATCATTATTTAATGCATTCAATGTTAATAAacgtatatttaatatataaatgTTCATTTAATATTTCTTAGTGTAAGGCACagcttatatatttttatatcaaaAGTTATTGCAAAATTGCGGGGTTTACGCATCTTGTCCACATGTGCATCCTGTGCATCTTTGTCTCGTCAACCATCCTCACCCATCCtctgctgcttcagttttggggcGATTTGTCTCAGGTGTATGAGGTTTAAATTTTGATCCACATAATATTTTTGTGACCGTGGAATCTAGCCTTTCTTGCAGAAACTTTTAAACTTCTCAGTAACATTAATTTTGTGTTTTTAGTAATGGGCACAAGCATTATTTGCGAATTTTTACATTAGTGGTGATCTTCTGCTGCTAACCCTGGCAAATGTGAAGGAGTTACTGTAATTTCCCGCCTGTTAAAACATTAACAAAGAAAGCTACAATAATAAGGATGAGCACAAAAGATATTAGATGAGTaccttaataataatgaatgcattaagtAAGGAGTGTAGCTGGTTTGCCCAAATCAAAAAGCTTCATGAGCATCACATGTGACCCCAATACTTATCAAGTACCTCAAAACATTGTAAAAAGTAGCTCATTACATACAAAATAGTTTATTAGTAGcaacataataataaaatatgtttattaataataatattaaaagtgGTTTTTATCAACATATcagtaatatattttataaaaaaatctgGTTTGCTTATGGTAAAATTGTGTCTGTGAGTCATAGCTGCTTGCTTGCATGCTTCATAAATACACCTCCCACTGTTCTAATGAGGCCAGCAGAAGAA contains these protein-coding regions:
- the LOC125745804 gene encoding C3a anaphylatoxin chemotactic receptor isoform X1, with amino-acid sequence MLKNKKQFSTLKAICDFIVIKTAEKNRFLLMKLVCSKTIRNRNFLSVMSEEMFNISLDYSYDEDVAPDPGFQTMMNIIVTVFYAITCVLGIPGNAFVMWIAGMKMKRTVNSTWFLNLAIADLLCCLSIPFTITEVLLNYHWPFGKILCKVIPSVIVLNMFASIVTLTLISIDRFLQVIKPVWSQNHRTATLASLLCALSWFLSMLLCLPNMIYRETAQDDFLYSNQTRCMIPDHSVRKTACMFRFVLGFLIPIFIIVLCYSFILRKVNSSHFSASQKPRQIIVGVIMAFCLCWFPYHVVGMMLEYGGETSVVVAMYLDQPSIVLAYLNSCLNPLLYAFIGQDFKKKVRVSLKRALQIAFNDTSMRSSTYSKTELPHTSNSAEICIP
- the LOC125745804 gene encoding C3a anaphylatoxin chemotactic receptor isoform X2, coding for MSEEMFNISLDYSYDEDVAPDPGFQTMMNIIVTVFYAITCVLGIPGNAFVMWIAGMKMKRTVNSTWFLNLAIADLLCCLSIPFTITEVLLNYHWPFGKILCKVIPSVIVLNMFASIVTLTLISIDRFLQVIKPVWSQNHRTATLASLLCALSWFLSMLLCLPNMIYRETAQDDFLYSNQTRCMIPDHSVRKTACMFRFVLGFLIPIFIIVLCYSFILRKVNSSHFSASQKPRQIIVGVIMAFCLCWFPYHVVGMMLEYGGETSVVVAMYLDQPSIVLAYLNSCLNPLLYAFIGQDFKKKVRVSLKRALQIAFNDTSMRSSTYSKTELPHTSNSAEICIP